From a region of the Pseudomonas fulva 12-X genome:
- a CDS encoding amino acid ABC transporter permease: MNYNWDWGIFFKSTGIGDEIYLEWFITGLGWTIAIALVGWLIALSLGSLLGVMRTVPNRLISGIATTYVEIFRNVPLLVQLFLWYFLVPDLLPEPLEIWFKQDLNPATSAYLSVVVCLGLFTAARVCEQVRTGIQALPKGQTAAAYAMGFRLPQIYKNVLLPQAYRIIIPPLTSEFLNIFKNSSVASLIGLMELLAQTKQTAEFSANLFEAFTLATLIYFTLNMSLMMIMRMVERKVAVPGLISVGGK; encoded by the coding sequence ATGAACTACAACTGGGACTGGGGCATCTTCTTCAAGTCCACCGGCATTGGCGATGAAATCTACCTGGAGTGGTTCATCACCGGTCTGGGCTGGACCATCGCCATCGCCCTGGTCGGCTGGCTGATCGCCCTGTCGCTTGGCTCGCTGCTCGGTGTGATGCGCACCGTGCCGAACCGCCTGATCTCCGGGATCGCCACCACCTACGTGGAGATCTTCCGTAACGTGCCGCTGCTGGTGCAGCTGTTCCTCTGGTACTTCCTGGTGCCGGACCTGCTGCCCGAGCCGCTGGAAATCTGGTTCAAGCAGGACCTCAACCCGGCCACCTCGGCCTACCTGAGCGTCGTCGTGTGCCTGGGCCTGTTCACCGCCGCCCGCGTTTGCGAGCAGGTGCGCACCGGCATCCAGGCGCTGCCCAAGGGCCAGACCGCCGCGGCCTACGCCATGGGTTTTCGCCTGCCGCAGATCTACAAGAACGTGCTGCTGCCCCAGGCCTACCGGATCATCATTCCACCGCTCACCAGCGAGTTTCTGAACATCTTCAAGAACTCCTCGGTGGCCTCGCTGATCGGCCTCATGGAGCTGCTCGCGCAGACCAAGCAGACCGCCGAATTCAGCGCCAACCTGTTCGAAGCCTTCACCCTGGCGACGCTGATCTACTTCACCCTGAACATGAGCCTGATGATGATCATGCGCATGGTCGAGCGTAAGGTCGCCGTGCCGGGCCTGATTTCCGTGGGAGGCAAATGA
- a CDS encoding glutamate/aspartate ABC transporter substrate-binding protein, producing MRIVPRVLAVAVAATLMSSPVFAAELTGTLKKIKDSGTITLGHRDSSIPFSYYGDTSKQPVGYSHDLQLKVVEELKKELEMPDLKVRYNLVTSQTRIPLVQNGTVDLECGSTTNNVERQRQVDFSVGIFEVGTRLLTKKSSGVNDFEDLKGKNVVTTAGTTSERLLKAMNAEKKMGMNVISAKDHGESFLMLESNRAVAFMMDDALLAGEMAKAKKPDDWHVVGTPQSFEIYGCMVRKGDEGFKKVVDKAISDTFASGEINDIYNKWFQQPVPPKGLNLNFPMSEELKKLIANPTDKSAEQI from the coding sequence ATGCGTATCGTCCCCCGCGTACTGGCTGTAGCCGTTGCCGCCACCCTGATGTCCAGCCCGGTATTCGCCGCCGAACTGACCGGCACCCTGAAGAAGATCAAGGATTCAGGCACCATCACCCTGGGCCACCGCGACTCGTCCATCCCCTTCTCCTACTACGGCGACACCTCCAAGCAGCCGGTTGGCTACTCCCATGACCTGCAGCTCAAAGTGGTCGAAGAGCTGAAGAAAGAGCTGGAGATGCCTGACCTGAAGGTGCGCTACAACCTGGTGACCTCCCAGACCCGCATCCCGCTGGTGCAGAACGGCACCGTGGACCTGGAGTGCGGCTCCACCACCAACAACGTCGAGCGTCAGCGTCAGGTCGACTTCTCCGTCGGCATCTTCGAAGTGGGCACCCGTCTGCTGACCAAGAAGAGCAGCGGCGTGAACGATTTCGAAGACCTCAAGGGCAAGAACGTGGTGACCACCGCCGGCACCACGTCCGAGCGCCTGCTCAAGGCCATGAACGCCGAGAAGAAGATGGGCATGAACGTGATTTCCGCCAAGGATCACGGCGAGTCCTTCCTGATGCTCGAGTCCAACCGCGCCGTGGCCTTCATGATGGACGACGCCCTGCTGGCCGGTGAAATGGCCAAGGCCAAAAAGCCGGACGACTGGCACGTGGTCGGCACCCCGCAGTCCTTCGAAATCTACGGCTGCATGGTTCGCAAGGGCGACGAAGGCTTCAAGAAGGTGGTCGACAAAGCCATCTCCGACACCTTCGCTTCGGGCGAAATCAACGACATCTACAACAAGTGGTTCCAGCAGCCGGTTCCGCCAAAAGGCCTGAACCTCAATTTCCCGATGAGCGAAGAGCTGAAGAAGCTGATCGCCAATCCCACCGACAAATCTGCCGAGCAGATCTGA